gagaaatgacagaaGGTTTTAGAGTATACAGCTTTGGTcaacccacacagtgataaactggtcccagcttgctgaactaggacaacaggTAGATGGAGACTGCACGATCTTACTGTTCAGTGTGCATGAAAATATTTGCCATATTGGATCATAACTTTCAAGATGCAATTGGCATTTTCACAGACTTTCACATCACCACTTTCTTCAATACCATATCCAACCTCTCGGATCACTGGAAGCTGAGAACTGCTTTTCTGCCAATGCATTGAAGTGAAAACATGGCTGAATGAAGAAGTCAGTTGAAAAACATATTAAATTCTCATGGATAACACCAGTCTCACCAAAGGGCTCAATATTCATTATATAAAAGTTTCTAGAGAGTTTATCTCTGTGATGGGAGAACAATAACAAATACAGAATACCAGTGTCAAAATCACATGCTCAAACTTGAGAGACTTGAAACACTGTTCCTTCTCTAAAACACCAAGTCACTGCTAATGAGCACACAAACCTTAGCAGAGCTTTTTGAACAAGGCCACCTTAGCAGAGAAAGAGGTTCCAGGACTGTGTATCTAGACTTGCTACCACAGGTCACCTCCCAAATCTTACTGCCCTCTTGTCTTCTTCTGAATCGGCGCTTGGGCTAGTGCTGCCAGGACACATGCTTTCTGCATGTAGCCAACAAGGCTAGGAGGGCAGATCGGTTTTGTGGTGCAACACTGCAGAGCCATTGATTACAGCGTGAGATCTACTGGATGTCAAAGTCCTCCTTCAAAGCAGCATCCCAGACACTGCTCTCCATGATGCCTCAGTACTATAGCATGAAATTGAAAATAGATACAAAGTATCTCCAAGGAATGAGATCTTCCACCTTACATTAACATTTCCTTGGGTATCAAAGAACCAGATGatgcagcaaaaataaaaatgggagATCTGAATAGTTATTGgaacttttttcttgtttgcttgtttgtttgttttgaaataattagCTAAGTCTTTAACCAAGATTCACACAAAGGCTAAGATCAGTTCACATAGGACATGAACATATTCACCAATTTTTGCTAATAAGCATTTCTTCACAACATTCACAGAGATGAATACTCTACTACCCATTTTCTGCTTGTTCTATAATTCTGTATTTGTACTAGTGTAGAAATGGAGCTGCTGTTTTTACCAGCCACTCAAGATTAGTAAATTCTTCCTCCAGTGTCTGTGAAATCCACCCTTACAAGCACAGTCTGTGTTACTCTTCTTCAAAATCCTGCTGCAAACATGTCAAGAAATGTCTTAGAAAAGTataactggaaaaagaaaatgtgtttcttctttATATATTCCAGCTGTTCTATAGTGGGCCTTTATCTCTGAGAGGCATTTTCTGTAACACTCATACAGACAACTTGGCAGAAAGCTAATCACATAGCTTAGATCTGTGTCCTTCTAAAATAAGCGCAGACATATCTGTGGAAAACTCATTGTGTATACAAGGAAGTAATGTTTTGGCCCACAGAAAGACCACACACATTCACTGGTATATGAGATTTTATTCTCAATGGATCCCATCCCTTAATTCTACTAGGCAACACAAAGTAAATAGTCATTAGTTATTATATCTAAGAAGATTAATAGAGTTTTGGATGCATTTAACCAGGACTGACTTTGAAATGGTTTTAGGAAGAATTTAGGTTTTGGTCATTCCACAGTGTATCACCAAGACCCCCCCAAGACAACTTAGGAAATGGTTGTAGTCCTTGATATAGAACTCTGCATATCTTACCTCTATCTCAACTCCTACTTGTAAATTACAGTGTGGTTCTAGGTttacatagaatcacagactgtccAGAGTTGAAAGGAACATgcaaggatcatggagtccaatgctggccttgcacaggaccatccccaagaatcacaccatgtgcctgagagcattgtccaaatgcttctagAACTCTTTCAGGCTTGGTACTGTGactacttccctggggagcctgttcagtgcccaacaaccctctgggtgaagaatcttttcctagTACCCAGACTCAACCTCATAGCTTCAAgacattcccttgggtcctgtcagtTTTCACCAGAGagagtgcctgcccctccactttCCCCtctgaggaagttgtagactgctgCAAGGTCTGCAGTCAATCTCCTCTTATCCATGCTGAACAAAACAAGTGGCCTCAGGTGCTCGTCATGCAGCTTCCACTCCAGGCCTTCTTTGTGATGTAAGGGATGAAACACTGGACAGATAGTCCTGTACTGGGACCGGTGCTGTTTAATATCACCATCAACAGCACAGTGTTGTTCAGTGCACCCTCaccaaatttgcagatgacaccaagttgagtAGTGCAGTTGAAGAATGAGATGTCATCCAGGAGGACCAGGACTAGCTCAAGACATGGGTTCCTGTGAACCTTATGTGGTACAAGGTGAAGTGCAAAGTTCTGCACACAGGTCAAAACAAACCCCAGTATCAACACAAGCTGTGGGATAAACAGattcagagcagccctgcccagaaGGACTTGGAGGTAACAATTGCTGAAAAGCTGATGTGAGCTGGAAATGGGTATTCATAGCCCATAAAATCAGCTCTACCCTGGGCTGTATAAAAATCATGTGGCCAGCAAATCATGTGATTCTGCCTGTATTCCACTCCAGcaagaccccacctggagtgctgtgcccaggtctGCTACCCTCAGCACATGAAAGGCATGGGCATATTGGAGGGGTCCAGAACAGGGCCACTAAAATGGTCAGAGGGGAACACTGCTCtctgaggagaggctgagagggTTGTGGTTGTTCAGCCTGTAGAAGTGCAAGCTCTTgggagaccttattgtggcctttcagtacttagAGGGGGCTGGAGTGATgggacaaggagtaatggttttaaactaaaagaggacAGATTGATATGAGACATAAGCAAGATGCATTACAatagattgcccagagaggtggtagatacCCCacccctggaaacattcaaggcccAGTTGGACAGGACTCTGAGAAACTtggtctagttgaagatgtccctgctcattgcagagggtttggactagatgacttttaaaagtcccttccaacccaagccattctataaTTCCATGGCTGAGAGTGAAGTAATGACATAGATTCATCTTCTAAAAGACATTACATTTTAAGGAAAGATGTTTTACATACATTACTTCATAGAAAGCGCTTGTCATCTCACTCTCAAAACAATTGCATTGAATTTCTCTGTTGGCTAGAGTCACTTAAGCTTATTGAACCAATTCAATTGTGTATTTTAACAGTTCTAAAGTTCACAGACTCTCCAATCAGTCCATGGAGGGGACCAGGTAAAAAGCAAGCACTCCTATTGAAAGAAAGATTTTCCAGACTATTTTGTTTAGTAAGACAAGGAAGTGATTGCTCCAAGGATCAGGTTTCCCCAAATGATACAAATGCATGGTCTTTTTCCAACATCCAATGACATTCAAGAGTACAATTATTACAAAGTATCAGTCAACAAGCCTGTTAGCCCATCTATCCTGACACTACCTCATTTTCTTAGAAGTTGAGTCTGATACCCTCACAGAAACTTCTCAGTAATATAAATCAAGGCTTTTAACATGCTATAAATAAGGACATTAGGTATGCACCTACAAAGCAATTTTATTCAACAGTTAAGGTCAAAAAAGTAATTGTGGAAATAGCAATTGGTGTCTTCGGTACTGACCTTGCAACTGGTACAATCCACAAAtggagacaaaaagaaaaaccatgGTCTCTGATAAAAAATAAGACTTAATATATGAACAGAAAATAAGAGTAAAATAAGGAGGTGGTTTTGAGTGTAATATTATGCTAACACATGCTCTACTATAATACATAGGTATGgataaaaatacaataatataATAGATACTATAATAGAATTGCTAatataatatattttctaaTGTAAGTACCACCACATGACAAGTTAATTTTCACATTAGTGAAGAGAAACAGGTGGGTGGCTAAAGCATAGATGTATGCTCCAAAAAGGAATGGATAATGcctcaaaaaaagaagaaacatagtGTGTCAGTGTTCACTAGGAAAAATGAACTGATAAAGTGTACAGCAGTAGAAAGCAACACCTCAAGGGGAAACTCTCTGAAGTCTTTGTTTCACATGTTAGGCAGATTCCATGTGTTCTTTCATCCTTGACCAAGAATCTGAACACCTCCTGTcataacaaaaaatattctcagAAATCTGCTTTCTGGCAATTTGTCATAACACCTCATTCTGTCTACGTGACAAAATGAACAACCACATCTTCCAGAGCTGAAGTAATTACCTTCTTCACACACAGTGGTTATTAAAGCAAGTCGAGCACTGAGTCATTCATGGTTTTCATGTGTAATTCTTAAAATAGACGCTTTCCCTCAGAGGTAACAAACCCGTCTTGAGGATTTCACTCGTTTAGTTTTGATTTTAGTTTGCAGAAGGTTAGCCTAGAGGAAGGGGTCAGAAGCTGAATCaaataaattacaaagaaattaCTCTTCACTTTTCTCTAGCAGACATTTCTTAAATGGACCTTCTCATGTTACTGTTGACCATGTCAGGAAGGTAGTATCCTCATAACAGATTCCAGGCCAAAGACAAAGTTAAAAGCCACATCAGAAAAGTAAATATCCTACCTGTGTATTTGAATGCTGCACTATTcacctgtttcttttctttttcatctctcCTGTAATTCCTTCCTCCCAAGCCTATTGCAGCATGGTTGCTGAGTATAGTCTCAATAGTTTACATGATGGAGAGTTTTGTAGATAGCTGAGGTATTACTGGAAAACCATTTTAATGCAAGCAATTCCTAAGAAAACACGCACAGGGATATTTGCCAAGTACTTTTCAGAATAACACTGATTGCACAACAGCAGTACTTTAAAAGCAGATTTGATACACTAAGTGGGACAATGCAAATACAGTCatgctgctttccttttgtCAGTGAACAGAAAGAGGCATTTCTACAACACTATTCATCTTACCATAAAAGAGGTGTCTAGAAAAGTTCAGATTTATGACTCCCTTTATAAACAATACCTGGTTACTACTGTAGTTCATATCTAACCTTAATTTATGGACTAGTTATAGAGGATCCTAACCAGTAGGAAATTAATATCTGCTTTCCCAGAACCATACAGTCTTTCATCACTGCTAATAGAGGAAGAATGAAGGCCTTTCTGTTCTAGAAACTGAAGAAGGAAAGATTGTTCTAGAGCCTGAGTTTCCTAGACATGGACATGCATTATTGAAAAGCTCTGGTATTCCGCCTTGCAGAAAACAGAATTGCACTTTCTGACCGTCATAGGAACATATCAGGAACACTAAGCAGCATCTTTCACTTACTCTTTAAGTATTTCAATTATTAATCAAGAAGTCAACTATGTGTAGTTCCCCACATCTTCCAGGACATTTTTCTTGGACATGCAGCTTGCAAACCTTTCCCCATTTTCCCTTAGCACTCCTTGAGTCAGCACCCTCAAAGGCcattaaacattttttcaggTCCTCTGTTGCTGATGGAAAGAAACAGTCTCCTCTGGAGTCAGCTCTGCTCCAGATCAACTGAGAGTGTTGAAATTTTGATTTGTGCTCTGAATGGCCCTCAAGGAAGTCTCCTTATGTGAGTGGACTGTGAGTGTCCCTTGGCCACTATCATTTTGTCAATACATGAAGCCTAATGCATTGGAGGAGAAACAACAGTACAAGGCAAGCTCCTCCTTCAGTGAGTATACCCTATACGAAATCCAGGTCTGTAGACTCATCAAAGTTCTGAAGTTACAGCTAGGTCTCCAGTAGCTGTGTGCAAGgcaaaggagaagcagaaggaggTGAAGGAGAGAAGTCTGTATGaactccctgctctcctgctaGTTATTAATATCTATTCCATCTATGAAGATGCTGCAGCAGACCCTGTGCATCCTTACAGTCCAGTGAAACTTAGATTCATTCCAATATATCCTTCATCACAGCGGGCAAAAAAGGCTGGTCTGCCACAGGCATTGCTTGGCAAGGGATgagactttcttttttctccttcctctccctcttctttatGTCAGCTGCCTTTGTGACCTCCTGCCCTAAGTTGTCTACATATTGGTAAGAGGAAAATTTGGCTCAGTGATCCCCTCGTGGTAGCAGCATTCTCCTGCCAAGAGAATCACAGATcagttaggttggaaaagacctccaaagtcatcaagtccagcctaTGACTGAACTACAccacagcactaagtgccatgtccagtctttccttaaacacttaCAGGAACAGtaactccaccactgccctgggcagaaCATTCCAATGTATAATCACtacttctgtgaagaaattcctcctaatgtccaacctaaactcCTCTGGTGCAGTTTAAGACTATGTcccctcatcctgtcactaGCTCCTTGGAGAAGAGACCACTCTCATCTGGCTACAAACTgctttcaggtagctgtaggGAGTGCTAAGGTCtaccctgagcctcctcttctccaggttaccccagctccctcagcaggTCCTCagaggacttgtgctccagacctctCAGCAGTTtttctgcccttctctgcactCACTCCATCAccttaatgtaaaaataaataaatgaatgaataaaaacAAGAGAGCAGTggcctggagctctgcctggAGATGGTGCAGCTGtgcactgcctgcctgggagACGGGAAACACCAGCGCTCAGCTCTCGCTAACTCCTGGCTGCAGGCTGTTTCAGAAACCGCTGCAGATGGCCATTCTCTTTCCATAGGAACACGTCCCTGTCTCTGTGCGCTGCCCCagagcccggcccggctcgcTGTGCcgtgcagctgctgccaccgTGTGCCGGCAGCGATGCTCGGCCGAGCTACCGAGGCACGGAGCGCTTGGACCAGCAAcacctgctcctgtcccagccGGGGACCTGCGAAAGAACATAAAACACCAAGGTTAGACATGGCTTAATATCATCCCGTCCCTTCACACTGTTTATAGCTATGCTGTGCCGTGCCGTGCAGGCTCAGCccaagcaaagagcagcagccgGGGACGCCAGGCTGAGCGAAGATGGCTCCAGCAGTCACACATGTGAAGAAAGAGCGAGGGGTGAAaaacactgtggaaaaaaagtgtttctggtCTGATAAGTACACCTGAATCAACTGTGACACAGAAAGTCTGTAGTGGGGGAGAGCGAAACCCTAAATTTATGTCACTCATGCACTGTGCTGTGTCACTGGGCTTTGAAGGACCCAAGTCACCTCCAGAAGTGTAACACAGACTCATGGCTCTGGTCATTCCTGAGAGAAGGACACTGGGCAAACCCACATGCTGGCTTGCCCGGAACTAGGCTGATTCTCTACCTCCACACAAAGAAGGGCTTCTCATCTTTGATTTCTGAACCTTATCACCACCTCTATGGCTGGATCatgtcattatttttaatgttatcttagactttttaatatattaaggCATACTAAGATTATATTACACAtttaccttttttaatttacattttttatttacttttgttcAAATTCATTCATAGAGCACTACATTATCTTCCTATTACCTATTACCAAGGAGTTATCTGCCCTATGTGCTGTAGAAGAGTTTTACAAATAAGGCTGCCTCCAATCCCATGGGAGCAGATGGGATGCAGGGCTGTCTCTGTAAAAAGGGTGGTTTCAGCTATCCTTCCTCCCTTCTGCCTGAATAACTGGTCCCCATATTGCTTCTCCAGGTCTGCCTGACAGCATAGCTGGCTCCTGCTGAACAACTCTGCCAGAGACCCCAGGGAGGCCCAGGGGATGTGTGGGGCCTCCCTGTATAATGGCACAGAAGGCCCCAGCAGTTTTCAAGACCGTGCAGGCAAACACTGGACCACACAGGTCAGTTAAACAGAGCAATCAGCATTCTTAGGGAATGGAAACACccttttcattaatttcttcttttttctttttaacccaGAGAGATCTCTATACTTTACCTAAGAGTTCAAAAGCCCAGCAGGCACTGTCATATAAACAGCTGTTTCTGCAACAGGCAACAAAAATGAGCAGCTTGCTTTTTCCGGTCCCAGATGCAAGTTTCATATTTCAGCTCCTCCTTCACATTCCAGGCCTGCCCAGACTCCTCTCCAAAGATTTCAAAAATGGAGCCTCTCACAGCAACTTATCCTCTGAAATACTGGGTGCCCAAAGCCAGGGTTGTTGTTGTCTTTCTGTCAATGGTTTTGTGTACCACCATTCTCTGCCTGCTACAACTCAAATTTTTTAAACCTAAACTCaaagatttttattcttttgaagtCAAGGATTCACGAGGAAGGAATATTTCCTTGGAGAAGTACAGAGGGAAAGTaagttatttttccattttatctgTCTTGAATCCTACTGATAAAAATGTGTATATTTTTAGGTAAAGAAAAGGTTTGGTTACAGGAATTTTTAGTGGAGATTTGTGCTAATTTTTTCAAACAGTAAACTggataaacatttattttttctagggCTGCTCCAGGAATTAAGTATTAGATCTAACAAATCAAGGAAAATGAATGCATGTTATTTAGTATAGATCAATATAGCCTAACAGGAAAATTCGTGGATTTTAATCTTAGTTAGGAATGGTAGCATGTTGTGTTGGATTTTATCtagtaaatattattttagtgCATGTCCTAAatagctgctttttaaaatgcttataTTTAAACAAAGCTGCAAGCTGAAGTTTATCAACTTATTGAATTTTTATCAACAGTTTGTTTGAAAGTAGATATCTTCAACTGCTGTCATCGTTATCTTTTCAATGAAATGATGATCAGACAGATTAAATTTAGCTTTCTGACAGAAACCATCATGGTAATGAGAAATGCAATTTTAAGGTTTAATTGTAGTCTTTACTGTATctatagatttttctttttgttaccATTCTAACCTTATTTCCTAAAGGCAGCTTTAGTTGTAAACGTGGCCAGTTACTGCCAATACACAGACAAAAATTACATCGCACTGCAAGAGCTACACAGAGAGTTTGGTCCCTCCCACTTCACTGTGCTGGCGTTTCCCTGCAACCAGTTCGGAGAATCAGAGCCTAGTTCAAGCCAGGAAATAGAATCTTTTGCCAAAGGAAACTATGGAGTAACCTTCCCTGTTTTCCACAAAATCAAGATCCTAGGATCAGAAGCAGATCCCGCTTTTAAATTTCTAATAGgtaactgttttcttttatatatcAAGCTGCCTTAGCCTTGGTATTCTTACTGAATTCCAATCTGTTTGTTTGTCTGGAAACATGAAGTCTTGAAACTTCTCTGCTTATGGCAGAAACAGGCACTAAGCATACAATTAATCTTATTTCAATCTGAATATCAAAAATAGGGCAGAAGAGTTGTATCCTGAAAGAATACGTTTCTTCTCACTGCTCATAAAAACAGCCTACTGTGACCGGCCCAGACAGAAACATCAATTTTGTGAAGGCATAAATTTGAGTACAAGGATTTCCACCTACAAAATCCCACTtcaattatattatttttattgaaaagtaGCTTTTCTTAAGGACAAAAGTGTAATTGTGAGGGTCCTAAAATTACTGGAAGATTTTACATAAACACATGCAGATGAGAATACTCCTTTTTAGCAGAGTCATGTGGCCACCTTTGTGTAAACTAGAGCATGTAGGGTCCAGCTGCATGGGATGAACCCAGATTCTAAATATCTGCAATCAGTGTTAGACATTAATACCcataaagaaaaatgctgactcagcattttctttcttggcaTGCTGTTCACTCACAAGGAGAAGAAAGATCTTCTGATActtaaatgttttgaaataaagtCTTTATCTACCTTCCTGTGTTTCATATTAAATTACTGTGCATCTTCAATTAAAGAAGCACTGGTTTTCTTCAGGTGTCTGTCCTGACAATTAGAAAGTTGAACATCCTCAAGCTACACCACCACCTTGTGCCTGTGACCTCTAGCTACAATTTGCCTGGCACTGTCAGACAATTTAGTGCAAAAAGAATCCACTGCCAGCATAAATGTGGTCCCAAGACCTTGAGAAAACCGCTTCTTCTTGCTTTCATAGCATTAAGGCATTTTGTTGGGCGAGTGTAATATTTATGTCCTCACGTTTCCTTAAATAATGTCTAGCTTCCTATGTGTTATGTGTCGATAAACACTGGAAGAGTCATCAGAGATGGAGTTGTGTTACTTCAAGACTGGTCTTAGTTGTAACAACTCAACAAGGACACAGTTACTAGCTCCTCCATGACATGAGCTTTACCATACCCATTTGCTTGCCATGGTGTCCACAGTCATGACAACACAAATGGAGTGCAGCAGCAAACTTCAATcaattgcttaaaaaaataactttaggGTTCAGCACCATTCCCCACTGGACACCTCTTCCTCAGTCAAAATTTCCTGTAGTTGTGAAAGCAGGTTAAATAAGTCATCACCAGTATGACTTTCTGCTCCCATTTCACTTACCCAAAACTTACCTAAAACTGGGAATTTCCCTAATGAATATGTAACCCTCATATCCTCTTGTCTAGGAAGGAGAGCATAGTAAAATTAAGAACGCTTAGATAGTTTCACAGGAAGGGGAGAGCATCATTCACTTCCCGCTTTTCAGGTCATTAACAGCAACTAGTAAACCCCTGCCCAGAATACTAGCAAAGAACAAGGTGGATTGCTTTCATGTAAATAGCTGAAGAATCAGTTCAGGGCATTGAAACAATTACAAGTGTAACTCACTAAAACAATCTGATGCCATCCTTACAGATTCTTCAAAGAAAGAGCCTCGATGGAATTTCTGGAAATATCTTGTCAGCCCTGAGGGTAAAGTTGTGAAATTCTGGAGACCCGAAGAGCCAATACAAAGTATCAAACCAGAAGTAGCATCATTAATCAGGCAGATCAtcatgaaaaaaagagaagaccTCTGAAAAAGCTATACACATTGTGAGTCCATTCAGTAGCATGAGTACACGGCCCTTCTGCATTTCTGGGAAATGTCACTAGAAGTTAAAACATATGGGGATTTTACTACTCTTTAGTGTTGGTATTTGCAACCAATACAGTTAGTAATATGTCTGTTAATGCTGGACTGGCCCCTGCAATAGCCTTGAGAGTTTACTGAGGTGGCAAGGCATTCAGTACCTTGCAGGATGGACCTTCAATCTGCACAAGGTTTCTAAATGTTGATGTTCATTTGTTTAATTGACAATTGCAATTAGCAATTGTCACCAGCAGGGAAATAACTAGAAAGAagatttattaataaattactCAGCAATTGCCTAGGGATTTTGATATTCCACTAATACATGCTTGCCCTCTCTGAAGTACATGAGGCCCAGAGGTTTCCATGGCAGGGCCTTTAGGGACAAATGCAACAAAAGAGACCGCCTTTGCAGTATCCTCTCGAGGAAGGCTACAGAATTGTGAACCTGTGAGTTGTAAAAAACCTGTACATAGAAAATGAATTtattaaatggaaaacaaaaaaatgcaaaaatttttcttatctgctttatatttttattcattttacatTTCACCTTTACAGCAACATCTTTAAACTCTTTAGCCTTCTC
This region of Pithys albifrons albifrons isolate INPA30051 chromosome Z, PitAlb_v1, whole genome shotgun sequence genomic DNA includes:
- the GPX8 gene encoding probable glutathione peroxidase 8 isoform X1: MEPLTATYPLKYWVPKARVVVVFLSMVLCTTILCLLQLKFFKPKLKDFYSFEVKDSRGRNISLEKYRGKAALVVNVASYCQYTDKNYIALQELHREFGPSHFTVLAFPCNQFGESEPSSSQEIESFAKGNYGVTFPVFHKIKILGSEADPAFKFLIDSSKKEPRWNFWKYLVSPEGKVVKFWRPEEPIQSIKPEVASLIRQIIMKKREDL
- the GPX8 gene encoding probable glutathione peroxidase 8 isoform X2, which gives rise to MEPLTATYPLKYWVPKARVVVVFLSMVLCTTILCLLQLKFFKPKLKDFYSFEVKDSRGRNISLEKYRGKILQRKSLDGISGNILSALRVKL